In one Gossypium hirsutum isolate 1008001.06 chromosome D09, Gossypium_hirsutum_v2.1, whole genome shotgun sequence genomic region, the following are encoded:
- the LOC107891308 gene encoding protein YELLOW LEAF 1, choloroplastic isoform X2: protein MLAASVIAPLRPSLSTGHRLESRIECSSRCGLVRIPTRIRPWELGLQSQPSVGRSRKQSSSIACTATALNATCSASGQTQTVTREAPTITQAPVHSKEKSPQLDDGDSGFPPRDDDGGGGGGGGSGGNWSGGFFLFGFLAFLGFLKDKESEEDYRDSRRR, encoded by the exons ATGCTGGCTGCTAGTGTTATTGCCCCCTTGCGGCCTTCATTATCTACTG GACATCGATTAGAGTCACGAATTGAATGCAGTAGCCGTTGTGGCTTGGTTAGAATTCCGACTCGGATTAGGCCATGGGAACTTGGCTTGCAATCACAACCTAGTGTAGGAAGAAGTAGAAAACAATCTTCATCCATTGCATGCACCGCAACTGCTTTG AATGCAACTTGCAGTGCATCAGGACAAACTCAAACTGTTACTCGTGAGGCACCAACTATCACCCAAGCTCCTGTTCATT CAAAGGAGAAGTCACCGCAGCTAGATGATGGTGATTCAGGATTTCCTCCCCGTGACGATGATGGTGGTGGAGGTGGCGGGGGAGGTAGTGGGGGCAACTGGTCAGGTGGATTCTTCCTTTTTGGATTCCTCGCGTTTCTAGGCTTCCTAAAGGATAAAGAAAGCGAAGAAGATTACCGGGACAGCCGAAGAAGATGA
- the LOC107891309 gene encoding uncharacterized protein yields MAAKYIIGSAAASFAVAYVADKLVADEKIFGGTTPNTVSNKEWWEETDKKFQAWPRTAGPPVVMNPISRQNFIVKSGSE; encoded by the exons ATGGCAGCAAAATATATTATTGGTTCTGCTGCGGCATCATTTGCTGTTGCTTATGTAGCTGATAAACTTGTTGCTGATGAGAAGATTTTTGGAG GGACTACACCCAACACTGTTTCCAACAAGGAATGGTGGGAAGAAACTGACAAGAAATTTCAGGCATGGCCACGCACTGCCGGTCCACCTGTGGTGATGAATCCCATCAGCCGCCAGAATTTCATTGTTAAGTCGGGTTCTGAATGA
- the LOC107891308 gene encoding protein YELLOW LEAF 1, choloroplastic isoform X1, giving the protein MLAASVIAPLRPSLSTGHRLESRIECSSRCGLVRIPTRIRPWELGLQSQPSVGRSRKQSSSIACTATALQNATCSASGQTQTVTREAPTITQAPVHSKEKSPQLDDGDSGFPPRDDDGGGGGGGGSGGNWSGGFFLFGFLAFLGFLKDKESEEDYRDSRRR; this is encoded by the exons ATGCTGGCTGCTAGTGTTATTGCCCCCTTGCGGCCTTCATTATCTACTG GACATCGATTAGAGTCACGAATTGAATGCAGTAGCCGTTGTGGCTTGGTTAGAATTCCGACTCGGATTAGGCCATGGGAACTTGGCTTGCAATCACAACCTAGTGTAGGAAGAAGTAGAAAACAATCTTCATCCATTGCATGCACCGCAACTGCTTTG CAGAATGCAACTTGCAGTGCATCAGGACAAACTCAAACTGTTACTCGTGAGGCACCAACTATCACCCAAGCTCCTGTTCATT CAAAGGAGAAGTCACCGCAGCTAGATGATGGTGATTCAGGATTTCCTCCCCGTGACGATGATGGTGGTGGAGGTGGCGGGGGAGGTAGTGGGGGCAACTGGTCAGGTGGATTCTTCCTTTTTGGATTCCTCGCGTTTCTAGGCTTCCTAAAGGATAAAGAAAGCGAAGAAGATTACCGGGACAGCCGAAGAAGATGA